In Primulina eburnea isolate SZY01 chromosome 5, ASM2296580v1, whole genome shotgun sequence, a single window of DNA contains:
- the LOC140833135 gene encoding ubiquitin-like-specific protease ESD4 isoform X2, which produces MGDLSSFRKRGSDYCQHSPASVVSPFDHFRISKKHRLSGPMDQRASDFHRSGASNYVVSRINRYPDSKIGFCREVHAPVRSSRFGFSHRIDTGETSVGSKGSSAEKMKILLGIYESRKNLAMESLRYITEDEAAVSLRLGNENEAIEIDGDEENKVVVSDDSSVEEVEMVKKKLHSLNSSVVTDLSNVHAKVDVVEKMMNLMQLDHESVDNVVPAHKTLYDSSLRRNDKLNSLDMEIGLTEMQFRRLLLLGPLKYTRKKMRDVAEECFAPLSVEEVADVKSALSSESNRGKVLVSHETSNIDITGEKFQCLRPGGWLNDEVINLYVELLKEREKRETQKFLKCHFFNSFFYKKLIAGGYNFQSVRRWTTIKKLGYSLLDCDKIFVPIHKTNHWCLAVINKKDEKFQYLDSLKGGDNKVIKMLARYYVDEVKDKSGEDIDVSSWEEEFVEDLPEQENGYDCGMFMLKYVDFYSRDIGLCFSQENMPYFRLRTAKEILRLRAD; this is translated from the exons ATGGGAGATTTATCTAGCTTCCGAAAACGAGGGAGTGATTATTGTCAACATTCACCAGCCTCAGTTGTATCTCCTTTTGACCACTTTCGCATTTCGAAGAAACACAGACTTTCAGGTCCCATGGATCAAAGGGCTTCTGATTTTCACCGGTCCGGAGCTTCAAATTATGTGGTTTCAAGAATTAATCGGTATCCAGATTCTAAAATTGGTTTCTGCAGAGAAGTTCATGCCCCCGTTAGGAGTAGTCGATTTGGGTTTTCGCATAGAATAGATACAGGTGAGACTAGTGTTGGTTCTAAAGGAAGTTCAGctgaaaaaatgaaaattctACTCGGAATATATGAAAGCAGAAAGAACCTTGCCATGGAAAGTTTGAGGTACATTACCGAAGACGAGGCTGCAGTGTCACTTCGGTTAGGGAATGAAAACGAGGCGATTGAGATTGATGGGGACGAGGAGAACAAAgttgttgtttctgatgattcGAGTGTTGAGGAAGTAGAGATGGTGAAGAAGAAACTGCACTCCTTGAATTCTTCGGTGGTTACAGATTTAAGTAATGTGCATGCCAAGGTGGATGTTGTGGAGAAGATGATGAACTTAATGCAGCTTGATCACGAATCTGTTGATAATGTTGTTCCAGCTCATAAAACACTGTATGATTCTTCACTCAGGAGAAATGATAAACTGAATAGCTTAGATATGGAAATAGGACTTACTGAAATGCAGTTTCGAAGACTACTGTTATTGGGACCTCTCAAGTATACGAGGAAAAAAATGAGG GATGTGGCAGAAGAATGTTTTGCTCCTCTTAGTGTAGAGGAAGTGGCTGATGTCAAAAGTGCATTGTCGTCGGAATCCAATAG GGGAAAGGTTTTGGTGAGTCACGAGACTTCAAACATTGATATTACAGGGGAAAAATTTCAGTGCTTGAGACCAGGGGGATGGCTCAATGATGAG GTTATTAATTTGTATGTAGAATTACTGAAAGAACGGGAAAAAAGGGAAACACAGAAGTTCTTGAAATGTcatttctttaacagtttcttTTATAAAAAG CTGATTGCTGGAGGGTACAATTTTCAATCAGTTCGAAGATGGACTACGATAAAAAAGCTTGGATATAGCCTCTTAGACTGCGATAAA ATTTTTGTGCCTATCCACAAAACAAACCATTGGTGTTTAGCAGTTATCAACAAAAAAGATGAAAAGTTTCAGTATCTTGATTCACTCAAAGGGGGTGATAACAAAGTGATAAAAATGCTG GCCAGATACTACGTTGATGAGGTGAAGGACAAGAGTGGCGAAGACATTGATGTTAGTTCATGGGAAGAAGAATTTGTCGAGGACCTACCAGAGCAGGAGAACGG GTATGACTGTGGCATGTTCATGCTCAAATATGTTGACTTCTATAGCAGAGATATAGGACTGTGCTTTAGCCAG GAAAACATGCCATATTTTAGGCTAAGAACAGCTAAAGAAATTTTGAGGTTGAGAGCGGACTGA
- the LOC140833135 gene encoding ubiquitin-like-specific protease ESD4 isoform X1, producing MGDLSSFRKRGSDYCQHSPASVVSPFDHFRISKKHRLSGPMDQRASDFHRSGASNYVVSRINRYPDSKIGFCREVHAPVRSSRFGFSHRIDTGETSVGSKGSSAEKMKILLGIYESRKNLAMESLRYITEDEAAVSLRLGNENEAIEIDGDEENKVVVSDDSSVEEVEMVKKKLHSLNSSVVTDLSNVHAKVDVVEKMMNLMQLDHESVDNVVPAHKTLYDSSLRRNDKLNSLDMEIGLTEMQFRRLLLLGPLKYTRKKMRDVAEECFAPLSVEEVADVKSALSSESNRGKVLVSHETSNIDITGEKFQCLRPGGWLNDEVINLYVELLKEREKRETQKFLKCHFFNSFFYKKLIAGGYNFQSVRRWTTIKKLGYSLLDCDKIFVPIHKTNHWCLAVINKKDEKFQYLDSLKGGDNKVIKMLARYYVDEVKDKSGEDIDVSSWEEEFVEDLPEQENGYDCGMFMLKYVDFYSRDIGLCFSQVSKFLCITISRLMQPSSILYCSSVGKHAIF from the exons ATGGGAGATTTATCTAGCTTCCGAAAACGAGGGAGTGATTATTGTCAACATTCACCAGCCTCAGTTGTATCTCCTTTTGACCACTTTCGCATTTCGAAGAAACACAGACTTTCAGGTCCCATGGATCAAAGGGCTTCTGATTTTCACCGGTCCGGAGCTTCAAATTATGTGGTTTCAAGAATTAATCGGTATCCAGATTCTAAAATTGGTTTCTGCAGAGAAGTTCATGCCCCCGTTAGGAGTAGTCGATTTGGGTTTTCGCATAGAATAGATACAGGTGAGACTAGTGTTGGTTCTAAAGGAAGTTCAGctgaaaaaatgaaaattctACTCGGAATATATGAAAGCAGAAAGAACCTTGCCATGGAAAGTTTGAGGTACATTACCGAAGACGAGGCTGCAGTGTCACTTCGGTTAGGGAATGAAAACGAGGCGATTGAGATTGATGGGGACGAGGAGAACAAAgttgttgtttctgatgattcGAGTGTTGAGGAAGTAGAGATGGTGAAGAAGAAACTGCACTCCTTGAATTCTTCGGTGGTTACAGATTTAAGTAATGTGCATGCCAAGGTGGATGTTGTGGAGAAGATGATGAACTTAATGCAGCTTGATCACGAATCTGTTGATAATGTTGTTCCAGCTCATAAAACACTGTATGATTCTTCACTCAGGAGAAATGATAAACTGAATAGCTTAGATATGGAAATAGGACTTACTGAAATGCAGTTTCGAAGACTACTGTTATTGGGACCTCTCAAGTATACGAGGAAAAAAATGAGG GATGTGGCAGAAGAATGTTTTGCTCCTCTTAGTGTAGAGGAAGTGGCTGATGTCAAAAGTGCATTGTCGTCGGAATCCAATAG GGGAAAGGTTTTGGTGAGTCACGAGACTTCAAACATTGATATTACAGGGGAAAAATTTCAGTGCTTGAGACCAGGGGGATGGCTCAATGATGAG GTTATTAATTTGTATGTAGAATTACTGAAAGAACGGGAAAAAAGGGAAACACAGAAGTTCTTGAAATGTcatttctttaacagtttcttTTATAAAAAG CTGATTGCTGGAGGGTACAATTTTCAATCAGTTCGAAGATGGACTACGATAAAAAAGCTTGGATATAGCCTCTTAGACTGCGATAAA ATTTTTGTGCCTATCCACAAAACAAACCATTGGTGTTTAGCAGTTATCAACAAAAAAGATGAAAAGTTTCAGTATCTTGATTCACTCAAAGGGGGTGATAACAAAGTGATAAAAATGCTG GCCAGATACTACGTTGATGAGGTGAAGGACAAGAGTGGCGAAGACATTGATGTTAGTTCATGGGAAGAAGAATTTGTCGAGGACCTACCAGAGCAGGAGAACGG GTATGACTGTGGCATGTTCATGCTCAAATATGTTGACTTCTATAGCAGAGATATAGGACTGTGCTTTAGCCAGGTAAGCAAGTTCTTATGCATCACAATTTCCCGTTTGATGCAACCTAGTAGTATATTGTATTGTTCTTCTGTAGGAAAACATGCCATATTTTAG